A DNA window from Aspergillus nidulans FGSC A4 chromosome I contains the following coding sequences:
- a CDS encoding exosome non-catalytic core subunit RRP45 (transcript_id=CADANIAT00006901): MNKEAPLSIAERDFILDALREGVRLDGRGADQLRPLTLSFGEEYGHVKVQLGKTSLVVRISAEVAKPHDDRPFDGIFNIAMELTAMGSPAWENGRQGDLETYVTNVLDRVIRHSNALDTESLCILKGVSCWTIRADVHITDYDGNLIDASCIGVMAGLQHFRRPDAVVKDGQVIVYGLDERVPAPLNITHKPLSVTFHTFDDGKLAILDATRKEEQASEADVVIGMNNAGDVCYLSKFQGSPVDALVFITKTSLALEKVKYINGIIDKALQADLAKRSKGGLAEQARAENDRPVA; this comes from the exons ATGAACAAAGAAGCACCGCTCTCAATTGCTGAGCGCGACTTTATCCTCGATGCTCTCCGCGAGGGTGTGAGGCTGGATGGCCGTGGGGCCGACCAGCTCCGTCCGCTCACTCTGTCGTTTGGTGAAGAGTACGGCCATGTGAAAGTGCAGCTTGGAAAGACAAG ccttgtcgtTAGGATCTCCGCCGAAGTTGCTAAGCCCCACGATGATCGGCCGTTTGACGGCATCTTCAATATTGCCATGGAGCTTACTGCGATGGGCTCGCCCGCCTGGGAGAACGGCCG ACAAGGAGATTTAGAAACCTACGTTACGAACGTGTTAGATCGTGTTATTCGCCATTCGAACGCCTTAGATACCGAGTCACTCTGCATCCTGAAAGGCGTCAGCTGCTGGACGATACGCGCTGATGTACACATAACCGACTACGACGGCAATCTGATCGATGCATCGTGTATAGGCGTCATGGCTGGACTCCAACATTTCCGTCGTCCCGACGCTGTGGTCAAGGACGGCCAAGTGATCGTTTACGGACTGGATGAAAGAGTTCCCGCGCCCCTGAACATCACTCATAAGCCCCTTTCGGTTACGTTTCATACATTCGACGACGGAAAGCTTGCTATTCTGGATGCGACGCGGAAAGAAGAGCAGGCTTCGGAAGCGGACGTTGTGATTGGGATGAACAATGCCGGAGATGTCTGCTACCTGTCTAAATTCCAGGGCTCCCCGGTGGATGCCCTGGTGTTTATCACAAAGACCTCGCTCGCACTTGAGAAGGTCAAGTACATCAACGGCATTATTgacaaagctctgcaggctgatCTTGCGAAACGGTCTAAGGGTGGGCTCGCGGAGCAAGCCAGAGCAGAGAACGATCGGCCAGTCGCATAG
- a CDS encoding protein cwc15 (transcript_id=CADANIAT00006902): MTTAHRPTFDPARGKEALRGPAYHQRLLPAYTHLKVRQSGQGTEGEAARRDLRAELLQAEAAHFAKKNGAPVPEASAESTPKRQLEGAPANGGDGELEEDPEAKRRRILEETREIDADSEASEEDSSEDESDDEDEAAELMRELEKIKKERLAQKEKEERERAAKEEEQREVDIARGNPLLNPSDFNIKRRWDDDVVFKNQARGTEDKRGKEFVNDLLRSDFHKKFMSKYVR, from the exons ATGACTACCG CTCACAGACCCACCTTTGATCCC GCACGAGGGAAAGAGGCCCTCCGCGGTCCAGCATACCATCAACGCCTCCTCCCAGCATATACTCACCTGAAAGTTCG TCAATCTGGCCAGGGAACCGAGGGTGAAGCAGCGCGTCGCGACCTGCGCGCGGAGCTGCTCCAGGCAGAGGCCGCTCACTTTGCCAAGAAGAATGGAGCTCCCGTTCCTGAAGCATCTGCCGAAAGCACTCCCAAGCGTCAGCTTGAAGGCGCCCCTGCgaatggaggagatggagaattAGAAGAAGACCCGGAAGCAAAGCGGCGGCGGATATTAGAGGAAACGAGAGAGATAGATGCAGATTCGGAAGCGTCGGAAGAAGATAGCAGCGAGGACGAGAG tgatgacgaggacgaggccgcCGAGCTCATGCGAGAGCTTGAGAAAATCAAAAAGGAACGCTTAGctcagaaagaaaaagag GAACGCGAGCGCGCcgccaaggaggaggaacaaCGGGAGGTGGACATTGCGCGAGGCAATCCGCTACTCAACCCTTCAGACTTTAACATAAAGCGACGATGGGATGACGACGTCGTTTTTAAGAACCAAGCTCGCGGAACGGAGGAcaagaggggaaaggagTTTGTCAACGACCTGCTACGGTCTGACTTTCACAAGAAGTTTATGTCGAAGTATGTGCGATAG
- a CDS encoding RNA polymerase II mediator complex head subunit MED22 (transcript_id=CADANIAT00006903) yields MDLQPTSKNMHNRINTDISQLLQRFENIMATATVESTSHTTTAVETYQLDVESTALIRAAEDILSLTRTMKETWLFGKLDTLGEDESETKRREGLEQDAAVIQKIIEDAGILKAPKK; encoded by the exons ATGGACCTACAACCGACGTCTAAGAACATGCACA ACCGCATAAACACCGACATCTCGCAATTACTACAGCGGTTCGAGAATATCATGGCTACTGCTACG GTCGAAAGCACAAGCCACACCACAACTGCCGTCGAGACATATCAGCTAGATGTCGAGTCTACGGCACTG ATCCGCGCCGCGGAAGACATCCTCTCACTCACCCGTACAATGAAGGAGACTTGGCTATTTGGCAAGCTTGACACACTGGGCGAAGACGAATCCGAGACCAAACGCCGCGAGGGATTGGAGCAGGATGCCGCTGTCATTCAGAAGATCATTGAGGATGCGGGAATATTAAAGGCGCCCAAGAAATGA
- a CDS encoding dihydrofolate reductase (transcript_id=CADANIAT00006904), whose protein sequence is MGRKTYDSIPPRLRPLGKRLNVVISRDPDGSVAERVKIDLESKLEREREAAEAKAKQQPQNQAEGRNSGEEPVNAAAVTAVVAPPVKEGSTGAFVERSLEEALRRLDNAAAGEEGVGNIYVIGGAEIYNASLKLGSRSENERTIRIVMTDVEKLDGSGFECDTFFPVDAEELNSGKWRKVSPAEVTGWVGEEVTGEWTEEGDVRVRMVGSCVSIE, encoded by the exons ATGGGCCGCAAGACGTACGACTCCATCCCGCCGAGACTCCGTCCACTCGGGAAACGGCTGAATGTGGTGATTTCAAGGGATCCAGATGGAAGCGTTGCGGAGCGCGTGAAAATCGATTTGGAGAGCAaattggagagggagagggaggctgCGGAGGCGAAGGCCAAACAGCAGCCTCAGAATCAGGCTGAGGGTAGGAATTCGGGGGAGGAGCCAGTCAATGCGGCTGCTGTGACTGCAGTTGTTGCGCCCCCTGTGAAAGAGGGGAGCACAGGGGCGTTTGTGGAGAGGAGTCTTGAGGAGGCGCTGAGGAGGCTTGATAATGCTGCTGCCGGTGAGGAAGGTGTTGGGAATATTTACGTGATCGGGGGTGCGGAGATCTATAATGCGTCATTGAAATTGGGCTCGAGATCCGAAAACGAGCGGACGATCCGGATTGTCATGACGGATGTGGAGAAACTTGATGGGAGTGGGTTCGAATGTGATACTTTTTTCCCAGTTGATGCGGAGGAACTTAACAGTGGGAAATGGAGGAAGGTTAGCCCTGCTGAAGTAACAGGGTGGGTTGGTGAGGAGGTTACAGGCGAGTGGACTGAGGAAGGGGATGTCAGAGTGCGGATGGTTGG TAGTTGTGTCAGCATTGAATAG
- a CDS encoding chloride channel protein clcA (transcript_id=CADANIAT00006905) → MPRSIPSYFTSAPPAEEHHDPENVSPGPRLNPRTAPPSPSVMRRTYSHLSESHTAYQSLEPPLEAGETTSLLGKAKEGGSGRMEPQRSYTTFSASSGPESGFRYTLLGSSLRRSRHHSRANSVHQRFSRRASMDEVPVESTAASIKDAMTSSFMDDRLWYDQFTSTDWVHDSVADGVRLRELRRRKDIRGRLLALFDGAQGWILVALIGCIVAAIAYFVDITEEYVFGLKNGICTTGWLRSRETCCADEEECPAWRSWSEMMNHHGGGSVSVDFGIYVLWSVILAAISCLLTLLTKTVVPSSVSLTTLDENLGANGSRQATEADGSPASVSGSSPYPPLPLRPDMVYYSAAGSGVAEVKVINSGFVLHGYLGFKTLVIKTLALIFSVASGLSLGKEGPYVHIATCVGNIACRLFSKYNLNDGKRREVLSASAASGVAVAFGAPIGGVLFSLEEVSYYFPPKTLFRTFFCCIAAALSLKFFNPYGTGKIVLFEVRYLGDWEIFELAIFMFLGVLGGAAGALFIKASSIWAKSFRRIPVIKRWPLFEVGLVALVTGLISFWNPYTKLPVTELLFQLASPCEHSTSDGLCPHPEGIGEVIRALTIAFVIKSFLTIVTFGIKVPAGIYVPSMVVGGLMGRIVGHVTQYLALQYPNFFLFGSSCAAGTGMESCVTPGVYAMVAAGATMCGVTRLSVTLAVILFELTGSLDHVLPFSLAVLCAKWTADAIEPHSIYDFLTEMNSYPFLDNKLQTVSDAVLGDIVRPIRRSRLIDITETPLVPARELRSKLQHLLMAGELDSGLPILRDGVLIGLIPAPDLEYALDNLEDEDRTSCLMATDTSSVVSDTDDEDTLQVDFTKYIDPAPLALDIHSPIDLVYQCFVKLGLRYLCVLHDGQYAGLVHKKAFVKFMKEQH, encoded by the exons ATGCCCCGATCGATTCCGTCCTATTTCACTTCCGCTCCACCGGCGGAAGAGCACCACGACCCGGAGAATGTCAGCCCAGGCCCAAGACTTAACCCACGAACCGCTCCGCCGTCCCCGTCCGTCATGCGGAGAACCTACAGCCATCTATCAGAATCACATACTGCCTACCAGTCTTTGGAGCCGCCCTTAGAGGCTGGTGAGACCACCAGCCTCTTGGGCAAGGCGAAGGAAGGGGGCTCTGGCCGGATGGAGCCGCAACGGTCCTATACTACTTTTTCTGCATCCTCTGGGCCTGAATCGGGATTCAGGTATACGCTCCTGGGGAGTAGTCTGCGCCGGTCGCGTCACCATAGCCGGGCGAACTCGGTACATCAGCGGTTCAGTCGGCGGGCCAGCATGGATGAGGTTCCGGTTGAGAGCACGGCTGCTTCGATTAAAGATGCTATGACCTCGTCGTTCATGGACGACCGGTTGTGGTATGACCAGTTCACCTCGACGGACTGGGTGCATGATAGTGTGGCTGACGGGGTGCGGCTACGGGAGCTGCGACGGAGGAAGGATATACGCGGTCGACTTTTGGCCTTGTTTGATGGCGCGCAGGGCTGGATTCTGGTTGCGTTGATTGGATGCATCGTTGCGGCGATTGCATACTTTGTCGATATCACAGAGGAGTACGTTTTTGGGTTGAAGAATGGGATTTGCACGACTGGTTGGTTGCGAAGTCGGGAGACTTGCTGcgcggatgaggaagagtGTCCTGCTTGGCGGTCGTGGTCGGAGATGATGAACCACCATGGTGGAGGGAGTGTTTCGGTTGATTTCGGGATCTACGTCTTGTGGTCGGTGATTCTTGCCGCTATCTCTTGTCTTTTGACGTTACTCACCAAGACGGTCGTCCCGTCATCGGTATCGCTGACTACGTTGGACGAGAACCTGGGTGCCAACGGCTCCAGACAAGCCACCGAAGCTGATGGCTCGCCCGCGTCGGTGTCCGGCTCGTCTCCAtatccgccgctgccgctgcgtCCTGACATGGTCTACTATTCGGCTGCTGGTAGCGGTGTCGCCGAGGTAAAGGTTATCAATAGCGGCTTTGTCCTGCACGGTTACCTTGGCTTTAAGACGCTAGTTATCAAGACATTGGCTCTAATCTTCAGTGTGGCCTCCGGTCTCAGTCTCGGAAAGGAGGGCCCGTACGTCCATATCGCGACTTGCGTTGGAAACATAGCCTGCCGGCTGTTTAGTAAGTACAATCTCAACGATGGCAAACGACGTGAGGTCCTCAGTGCCAGTGCTGCCAGTGGTGTGGCCGTAGCATTTGGAGCACCGATCGGCGGTGTTCTATTTAGCCTCGAGGAAGTCAGCTACTACTTTCCGCCAAAGACCCTCTTCCGGACATTCTTCTGCTGTATTGCCGCTGCTCTATCGCTCAAGTTCTTCAACCCGTACGGCACTGGCAAAATAGTTTTGTTCGAAGTCCGGTATCTTGGCGATTGGGAGATCTTTGAGCTGGCCATTTTCATGTTTTTGGGTGTTCTTGGGGGCGCAGCAGGTGCTCTCTTCATCAAGGCTTCAAGCATATGGGCTAAGTCGTTCCGTCGCATCCCCGTCATCAAGCGCTGGCCACTCTTTGAGGTTGGCCTCGTAGCATTGGTGACTGGACTGATCAGCTTCTGGAACCCTTACACGAAACTGCCGGTAACAGAGCTGCTGTTCCAATTAGCCAGTCCGTGCGAGCACTCAACTTCAGACGGACTGTGCCCCCATCCGGAAGGTATTGGCGAGGTTATCCGCGCACTTACCATAGCATTCGTGATCAAAAGCTTTTTGACAATCGTCACATTCGGCATTAAGGTCCCTGCCGGTATTTATGTCCCCTCAATGGTAGTCGGTGGTCTTATGGGCCGCATTGTTGGCCATGTGACCCAGTATCTGGCGCTGCAGTACcccaacttcttcctcttcggatCCTCGTGCGCCGCTGGTACAGGCATGGAATCTTGTGTAACACCTGGAGTTTACGCCATGGTTGCTGCAGGTGCGACCATGTGTGGAGTCACGCGCTTATCCGTCACCCTTGCTGTTATCTTGTTCGAGTTAACCGGCAGCCTGGACCACGTCTTGCCATTTTCGTTGGCTGTTCTTTGCGCAAAGTGGACTGCCGACGCCATTGAGCCGCATAGTATCTATGACTTCCTAACTGAAATGAATTCCTACCCCTTCCTCGACAACAAACTCCAGACTGTCTCCGACGCCGTGCTCGGCGACATAGTGCGCCCAATCCGCCGCAGCCGACTCATTGATATTACTGAGACACCGCTCGTCCCGGCACGCGAGCTCCGCTCCAagctccagcatctccttaTGGCAGGCGAGCTAGATAGTGGTCTTCCGATCCTCCGCGACGGTGTCTTAATAGGGCTTATCCCGGCGCCGGACCTGGAGTATGCCCTCGATAaccttgaagatgaggatcgAACATCTTGTCTCATGGCTACTGATACCTCGTCTGTTGTATCCGAcacggacgatgaggatACGCTGCAAGTGGATTTCACGAAGTATATAGATCCG GCGCCCCTTGCCCTGGACATCCACTCCCCCATAGATCTTGTTTACCAATGCTTCGTCAAACTTGGCTTGCGCTATCTCTGCGTTTTGCATGATGGGCAGTATGCGGGACTTGTACACAAAAAGGCTTTTGTGAAGTTTATGAAAGAGCAGCACTAG